A single Kribbella aluminosa DNA region contains:
- a CDS encoding ABC transporter substrate-binding protein, giving the protein MTTLNLSSMAHGLNYLPEYVARGNGIFAANGIEVPDTQHDPWDGIMHALADGTADVALGGVWVPAMYSGRSRLPSKDFVAIAQLNDRFPMCIVTRERVDNFELSWLRDRTILVPGQGGTAPAEFTRGLMREAGLDPWQTRFAHDLSMPMLYDLFVGGLGDAFLTDLVTALELQRAGLGHLAYLHAERGGRMPNSVYYVLRERLDELTPALVPFVKSIDQAMQQLREGTVADLNGLFAAEWPTADPSTLLAATELLIKHGVWNTARVDRAALERWTGILHTAGLTVSQVKYDDIIDTRAMLE; this is encoded by the coding sequence ATGACCACGCTCAACCTCAGCTCGATGGCGCACGGGCTCAACTACCTCCCGGAGTACGTTGCGCGCGGCAACGGAATCTTCGCCGCGAACGGGATCGAGGTGCCGGACACGCAGCACGATCCGTGGGACGGCATCATGCACGCGCTCGCCGACGGAACCGCCGACGTCGCGCTCGGCGGGGTGTGGGTGCCCGCCATGTACTCGGGCCGGTCTCGGCTGCCCAGCAAGGACTTCGTCGCGATCGCGCAGCTCAACGACCGGTTCCCGATGTGCATCGTGACCCGGGAGCGGGTCGACAACTTCGAGCTGTCCTGGCTGCGCGACCGCACGATCCTGGTCCCCGGCCAGGGCGGCACGGCACCGGCCGAGTTCACCCGCGGGCTGATGCGCGAGGCCGGCCTGGACCCGTGGCAGACCCGGTTCGCGCACGACCTGTCGATGCCGATGCTGTACGACCTGTTCGTCGGCGGCCTCGGCGACGCGTTCCTCACCGACCTCGTCACCGCACTGGAGTTGCAGCGCGCCGGCCTCGGCCACCTCGCGTACCTGCACGCCGAACGCGGCGGCCGGATGCCGAACAGCGTGTACTACGTGCTCCGCGAACGCCTCGACGAGCTGACGCCCGCGCTGGTCCCGTTCGTGAAGTCGATCGACCAGGCGATGCAGCAACTCCGCGAAGGCACCGTCGCCGACCTCAACGGCCTCTTCGCCGCCGAGTGGCCGACGGCGGACCCGTCCACCCTCCTGGCCGCCACCGAACTTCTCATCAAGCACGGCGTCTGGAACACCGCCCGGGTCGACCGTGCCGCCCTCGAACGCTGGACCGGCATCCTGCACACCGCCGGCCTCACCGTCAGCCAGGTCAAGTACGACGACATCATCGACACCCGCGCCATGCTCGAATGA
- a CDS encoding metal-dependent hydrolase family protein, with product MDTVFVNATVLDVRNGALAEDQEVAVRNGKIRTGGRRGGRLIDLHGRILMPGLIDSHVHVTQGSESFAELKSWPASYAAIRSAKTLNDMLHRGFTTVRDLGGAEAGLARALREGLIEGPRLLFGGPILAPTGGHVLTRTCDGPVELRRAIREQLAQGAHHIKLTLSGGVVSSMALDALAYSEEEIRAAVEEAGFGHGYVAGHAYSAASVNRAIRYGVRTVEHGNLIDEESVELFLEHDAFLVPTLATFDALRRSGAEHLTSEGKGKLDNILERGLQALELADRAGVAIGYGTDLHGALHAHQLDEFTLRAEVQKPADILRSATVVGAEITGLTGEVGEIRDGAWADLLVVDGNPLEDIAVLTEPERRLRLIMRGGRIVKNTLDKEIP from the coding sequence ATGGACACGGTCTTCGTCAACGCGACCGTCCTCGACGTCCGCAACGGCGCCTTGGCCGAGGACCAGGAAGTTGCCGTCCGCAACGGAAAGATCCGCACCGGCGGCCGCCGCGGAGGGCGGCTGATCGACCTGCACGGTCGGATCCTGATGCCCGGGCTGATCGACTCGCACGTCCATGTCACGCAGGGCAGCGAGAGCTTCGCCGAGCTGAAGTCGTGGCCGGCGTCGTACGCGGCGATCCGGTCCGCGAAGACCCTGAACGACATGCTGCACCGCGGTTTCACCACCGTCCGGGACCTCGGCGGCGCCGAGGCCGGGCTGGCGCGGGCGCTCCGCGAAGGGCTGATCGAGGGGCCACGGTTGCTGTTCGGCGGCCCGATCCTGGCGCCGACCGGCGGGCACGTGCTGACCCGGACCTGCGACGGCCCGGTCGAGCTGCGGCGCGCGATCCGCGAGCAGTTGGCGCAGGGCGCGCACCACATCAAGCTCACGCTGAGCGGCGGCGTCGTCTCCTCGATGGCGCTCGACGCGCTGGCGTACTCCGAGGAGGAGATCCGCGCCGCCGTCGAGGAGGCCGGCTTCGGCCACGGGTACGTCGCCGGGCACGCGTACTCCGCCGCGTCGGTCAACCGCGCGATCCGGTACGGCGTTCGTACCGTCGAGCACGGGAACCTGATCGACGAGGAGAGCGTCGAGCTGTTCCTGGAGCACGACGCGTTCCTGGTCCCGACGCTTGCGACGTTCGATGCGCTCCGGCGCAGCGGGGCCGAGCACCTGACGTCCGAGGGCAAGGGCAAGCTCGACAACATCCTCGAGCGCGGGTTGCAGGCTCTCGAACTGGCCGACCGTGCGGGTGTCGCGATCGGCTACGGCACCGACCTGCACGGAGCGTTGCACGCCCATCAGCTGGACGAATTCACGCTGCGCGCCGAAGTACAGAAGCCTGCCGACATCCTCCGCTCCGCCACCGTCGTCGGCGCCGAGATCACCGGCCTGACCGGCGAGGTCGGCGAGATCCGGGACGGCGCCTGGGCCGACCTGCTCGTCGTCGACGGCAACCCACTCGAGGACATCGCCGTACTGACCGAACCGGAACGCCGGCTGCGCCTGATCATGCGGGGCGGCCGGATCGTCAAGAACACCCTGGACAAGGAGATTCCCTGA
- a CDS encoding N-acetylglucosamine-6-phosphate deacetylase: MTSEVLEGRTATGRGVRVRYSPAGIEEVTDHPSAPDLLLIPGLVDIQLNGYGGLDVNDPAASELPELVRRLWTQGVTTVCPTIISADDATTTTLVKTAAAARADDPVVRYGVPGLHLEGPYISSVEGARGAHDPAVIRDPDAAEFDRWQAAADGAIAIMTIAPERTGAIEFTRHLAANGVLPSVGHSLASSAEVHAFAAAGGRLSTHLGNGLPAQIDRHQNPIWAQLTDDALTAGLIADGHHLPADTFTALVRAKGAGRCVLTSDAAALAGCAPGDYRTAVGGAVTVTPDGGLRLTGTPYLAGSGASLLDCLRWATNHLPLEVAVTMATTNPANLLGLHDRGRLEPGARADLLQFTPTPASPLGTLTRVIVNGSIVSQ, from the coding sequence GTGACGAGTGAGGTCCTGGAAGGCCGTACGGCGACGGGCCGCGGCGTGCGAGTGCGGTACTCCCCCGCCGGCATCGAGGAGGTCACCGACCACCCGTCGGCGCCGGACCTGCTGCTGATCCCCGGCCTGGTCGACATCCAGCTCAACGGGTACGGCGGCCTGGACGTGAACGACCCGGCGGCCAGCGAGCTGCCCGAGCTGGTCCGCAGGCTCTGGACGCAGGGTGTGACCACGGTCTGCCCGACGATCATCTCCGCCGACGACGCGACCACGACCACCCTCGTGAAGACGGCCGCGGCTGCACGCGCGGACGATCCGGTCGTGCGGTACGGCGTACCCGGTCTGCATCTGGAGGGTCCGTACATCTCGTCCGTTGAGGGTGCCCGCGGGGCGCACGACCCGGCCGTGATCCGGGACCCGGACGCGGCCGAGTTCGATCGCTGGCAGGCGGCGGCCGACGGGGCGATCGCGATCATGACGATCGCACCGGAACGCACCGGCGCGATCGAGTTCACCCGGCACCTCGCGGCGAACGGCGTACTGCCGTCGGTCGGTCATTCGCTGGCGAGCTCCGCGGAGGTGCACGCGTTCGCGGCGGCCGGCGGGCGGTTGTCGACGCACCTGGGCAACGGGCTGCCGGCGCAGATCGACCGCCACCAGAACCCGATCTGGGCCCAGCTCACCGACGACGCGCTGACCGCCGGATTGATTGCCGACGGCCACCATCTCCCGGCCGACACGTTCACCGCCCTGGTCCGTGCGAAAGGTGCCGGCCGCTGCGTCCTGACGAGCGACGCCGCCGCGCTCGCGGGATGCGCGCCCGGCGACTACCGGACCGCGGTCGGCGGCGCCGTCACGGTCACCCCCGACGGCGGCCTCCGCCTGACCGGCACGCCGTACCTGGCAGGCAGCGGCGCGTCCCTCCTCGACTGCCTCCGCTGGGCCACGAACCACCTCCCCCTGGAAGTCGCCGTGACGATGGCAACCACCAACCCCGCCAACCTCCTGGGCCTCCACGACCGAGGCCGCCTCGAACCGGGCGCCCGGGCCGACCTCCTCCAGTTCACGCCAACCCCTGCCAGCCCGCTGGGCACCCTCACCAGGGTGATCGTGAACGGCTCAATCGTCAGCCAGTAG
- a CDS encoding MurR/RpiR family transcriptional regulator → MTDQVHTVGEWLDTRSDGARLGPKAERVRHVVATQPSFASYATAAEVAERAEVNGATVVRFAQSLGFAGWPQFQAEFRSVYVVRRYDVDAGAPTTGHAGVLATAFARDAENLQSCLHSFDFTAGAAVVEAIHAAPRTLVVATGTHALPAQGLAMMAASRGYDITLEDRGGAHLANALARLTNDDCVVAFSFWQHYKQTVAALRFAKQVGATTCAVTDTRHSPAADHADHVLVIPAEGISNFRSMTVATSLAYGLAAALIAIEPQRSRSAIAHVDTLWQDMDFFVPD, encoded by the coding sequence ATGACTGACCAGGTCCATACGGTGGGCGAGTGGCTGGACACCCGGTCCGACGGTGCACGGCTGGGGCCGAAGGCCGAGCGGGTCCGGCACGTGGTGGCCACCCAGCCCAGCTTCGCGTCGTACGCGACCGCCGCCGAGGTGGCCGAGCGGGCGGAGGTGAACGGCGCGACCGTGGTCCGGTTCGCGCAGTCGCTCGGGTTCGCCGGCTGGCCGCAGTTCCAGGCCGAGTTCCGTTCCGTGTACGTCGTCCGCCGGTACGACGTCGACGCCGGCGCACCCACGACGGGGCACGCCGGCGTACTGGCGACCGCGTTCGCCAGGGACGCAGAGAACCTGCAGTCCTGTCTGCACTCGTTCGACTTCACGGCCGGCGCCGCGGTGGTGGAGGCGATCCACGCGGCGCCCCGGACGCTGGTGGTGGCGACCGGGACGCACGCGCTACCCGCGCAGGGCCTCGCGATGATGGCGGCCAGTCGCGGGTACGACATCACGCTGGAGGACCGTGGCGGCGCGCATCTGGCGAACGCGCTCGCCCGGCTGACCAACGACGACTGCGTGGTCGCGTTCAGCTTCTGGCAGCACTACAAGCAGACCGTCGCCGCCCTCCGGTTCGCCAAGCAGGTCGGCGCGACCACCTGCGCGGTCACCGACACCCGGCACTCCCCCGCCGCCGACCACGCCGACCACGTGCTGGTCATCCCCGCCGAGGGCATCTCGAACTTCCGCTCGATGACCGTGGCCACCAGCCTCGCCTACGGCCTGGCCGCGGCGCTGATCGCCATCGAGCCCCAGCGCAGCCGGTCCGCGATCGCCCACGTGGACACCCTCTGGCAGGACATGGATTTCTTCGTCCCCGACTGA
- a CDS encoding M24 family metallopeptidase, with protein MRKYSTPVDYKRMESLLGGFEPSFDFEPAGQITEAEYADRIERLRREATVAGLDALLVHASLVGWYHTSNPFLRYLCDWMREGVLILPTDADLDPELLSFWTESAVVPPGGEPVLVGDIWQISPFGRESVNRPGSPLQKTIDGCVGVLRRLGLAGGSLGLIGDDTAATFFAGLREELPRTAFTNATDTILRMQRIRSAAEIDIIRSAGELIDIGWEALCHVVRPGVTDYEAYAAFSYAQLARGGETGDGYQIGANRYGTLCGKPYGHVITDGDLLNLYISNVTYLGYCAQAARMMVIGTATPQQDEVLEMTVDAVRRAEALIRPGVKFSELHDAAFEAYVERGYLKSKETRTMPFNWEAMPDGSPRQVKRQHVEDADWEAQGRRLMHVWPAAPGPHNPNLGHAIGMPKLPQYNVTSHNTDRMEPGMVFVLHAQWVDPLVAGSNLGDLYVVTEDGYENLTCRTSVEPYRTETSA; from the coding sequence GTGAGGAAGTACAGCACCCCGGTCGACTACAAGCGGATGGAGTCGCTGCTCGGCGGTTTCGAGCCGAGCTTCGACTTCGAACCGGCCGGCCAGATCACCGAAGCGGAGTACGCCGACCGGATCGAGCGGCTCCGCCGGGAGGCGACGGTGGCGGGCCTCGACGCGCTGCTCGTGCACGCCAGCCTGGTCGGCTGGTACCACACGTCGAACCCGTTCCTGCGGTACCTCTGCGACTGGATGCGGGAAGGGGTGCTGATCCTTCCGACGGATGCCGATCTCGACCCCGAGCTGCTGTCGTTCTGGACCGAGTCCGCGGTCGTACCGCCAGGCGGCGAGCCCGTGCTGGTCGGCGACATCTGGCAGATCTCGCCGTTCGGCCGGGAGAGCGTGAACCGTCCGGGATCCCCGCTGCAGAAGACGATCGACGGCTGCGTCGGCGTACTGCGGCGGCTCGGGCTCGCGGGCGGTTCGCTCGGCCTGATCGGTGACGACACCGCGGCGACGTTCTTCGCCGGGCTGCGGGAGGAGCTGCCGCGGACCGCGTTCACGAACGCCACCGACACGATCCTGCGGATGCAGCGGATCCGGTCGGCGGCGGAGATCGACATCATCCGGTCCGCGGGCGAGCTGATCGACATCGGCTGGGAGGCCCTGTGTCACGTCGTACGTCCCGGTGTCACGGACTACGAGGCGTACGCGGCGTTCTCGTACGCGCAGCTGGCGCGCGGCGGTGAGACGGGCGACGGGTACCAGATCGGCGCGAACCGGTACGGGACCCTGTGCGGGAAGCCGTACGGGCACGTCATCACCGACGGCGACCTGCTCAACCTGTACATCTCGAACGTCACCTACCTCGGGTACTGCGCGCAGGCCGCGCGGATGATGGTGATCGGTACGGCGACCCCGCAGCAGGACGAGGTCCTGGAGATGACGGTCGACGCCGTCCGGCGGGCCGAGGCGCTGATCAGGCCGGGCGTGAAGTTCAGCGAACTGCACGACGCCGCGTTCGAGGCGTACGTCGAGCGCGGGTACCTGAAGTCCAAGGAGACCCGGACGATGCCGTTCAACTGGGAGGCGATGCCGGACGGCTCGCCGCGGCAGGTGAAACGCCAGCACGTCGAGGACGCGGACTGGGAGGCGCAGGGCCGGCGGCTGATGCACGTCTGGCCGGCGGCGCCGGGCCCGCACAACCCGAACCTCGGGCACGCGATCGGGATGCCGAAACTCCCGCAGTACAACGTCACCTCGCACAACACCGACCGGATGGAGCCGGGGATGGTGTTCGTCCTGCACGCGCAGTGGGTCGACCCGCTGGTCGCCGGGTCGAACCTCGGCGACCTGTACGTCGTGACCGAGGACGGCTACGAGAACCTGACCTGCCGTACGTCGGTCGAGCCCTACCGAACGGAGACCTCCGCATGA
- a CDS encoding Gfo/Idh/MocA family protein, with protein MPAIRRYAVCGLSARGLASFVLPILGLTDRTDRTAEGGFGYGSDEDDLSGYAEVVAIVDTDADRVTEFNRSLEALGRAPIPFFAEYEEMLKTVVPDAVIVTSPDHTHEQYIHGALRHDIDVITEKPMVTTAAAAREVLAAERASGGSVQVTHNLRYAAAHREVKRLIQAGTIGRVARVVMDYHVDLRHGASYFLRWNRRRALSGGLQVHKSSHHFDLLNWWIGETPEELFGYGALNYYGPSSPHRAQRAEDPYFLAQQGSGVFPDEDSAPRADLFGLHYPDQYPADRPLYIYDAEIDIEDTYSAVARYPGGAILSYSIDFSSTWEGFRLSIAGTHGSIDLLHGRTVDGAALPGSDRITVAELFGPTRVVEVTAEAGGHGGADPLMRHDLFAGPSPESVALGLMATSTEAAYAVAMGDALIQSSTTHRPVNLPHLLA; from the coding sequence ATGCCCGCCATCCGCCGGTACGCCGTGTGCGGTCTGTCCGCCCGCGGCCTCGCCAGCTTCGTCCTGCCGATCCTCGGCCTCACCGATCGGACCGACCGCACCGCCGAGGGCGGATTCGGCTACGGCAGCGACGAGGACGACCTGTCCGGGTACGCCGAGGTGGTGGCGATCGTCGACACCGACGCGGACCGGGTCACCGAGTTCAACCGCTCCCTCGAGGCGCTCGGCCGAGCACCGATCCCGTTCTTCGCGGAGTACGAGGAAATGCTCAAGACCGTCGTACCGGACGCAGTCATCGTCACGTCGCCGGACCACACGCACGAGCAGTACATCCACGGCGCGCTCCGGCACGACATCGACGTGATCACGGAGAAGCCGATGGTCACCACCGCCGCGGCCGCCCGGGAGGTCCTCGCCGCCGAGCGCGCATCCGGCGGCAGCGTGCAGGTCACCCACAACCTCCGGTACGCCGCCGCGCACCGCGAGGTGAAGCGGCTGATCCAGGCCGGAACCATCGGCCGGGTCGCGCGCGTGGTGATGGACTACCACGTCGACCTGCGGCACGGCGCGAGCTATTTCCTGCGGTGGAACCGCCGCCGCGCACTGTCCGGCGGGCTGCAGGTGCACAAGTCGTCGCACCACTTCGACCTGCTCAACTGGTGGATCGGCGAGACGCCCGAGGAGCTCTTCGGGTACGGCGCGCTGAACTACTACGGCCCGTCGAGCCCGCACCGGGCGCAGCGGGCCGAGGACCCGTACTTCCTTGCACAGCAGGGCTCCGGCGTCTTCCCCGACGAGGACTCCGCGCCCCGCGCCGACCTGTTCGGCCTGCACTACCCGGACCAGTATCCGGCCGACAGACCGCTGTACATCTACGACGCCGAGATCGACATCGAGGACACGTACAGCGCCGTCGCGCGCTACCCCGGCGGGGCGATCCTGTCGTACTCGATCGACTTCTCCAGCACCTGGGAAGGCTTCCGGCTGAGCATCGCCGGTACGCACGGATCGATCGACCTGCTGCACGGACGCACGGTGGACGGCGCCGCGCTCCCCGGCTCGGACCGGATCACCGTCGCCGAACTCTTCGGCCCGACCCGCGTCGTCGAGGTCACCGCCGAGGCGGGCGGCCACGGCGGCGCGGACCCGCTGATGCGCCACGACCTCTTCGCCGGCCCGAGCCCCGAATCCGTCGCACTAGGCCTGATGGCCACCAGCACGGAGGCGGCGTACGCCGTAGCAATGGGCGACGCCCTCATCCAGTCCTCCACCACCCACCGCCCCGTCAACCTCCCCCACCTCCTGGCCTGA
- a CDS encoding glucosamine-6-phosphate deaminase, translating to MPVTQIEDLRLEVFAATADMAAAAAAGTAGVLTRAVAERGTARVVIATGNSQLAFVTALTGYDVPWPKVTVFHMDEYVGIDANHPASFRRWIRERIAEPFGPARVEYIDGEATDVEAECARYEALLRAAPIDLTCMGIGENGHLAFNEPGQADFDDPRWVKRITLTAESLQQQVGEGHFPDVAAVPPTAISLTVPALLSAREVQVVAPEQRKAAAVRNTLTLPIDTTCPSTILRRTPHAKLYLDAASATASLDLLPATA from the coding sequence GTGCCTGTCACCCAGATCGAGGATCTCCGCCTCGAAGTCTTCGCCGCCACCGCGGACATGGCCGCCGCGGCCGCCGCCGGCACCGCCGGGGTGCTGACCCGTGCGGTCGCCGAGCGCGGCACCGCCCGGGTCGTGATCGCCACCGGCAACTCGCAGCTCGCGTTCGTCACCGCCCTGACCGGGTACGACGTCCCGTGGCCGAAGGTCACCGTCTTCCACATGGACGAGTACGTCGGCATCGACGCGAACCACCCGGCGTCGTTCCGGCGCTGGATCCGGGAGCGGATCGCGGAACCGTTCGGCCCGGCGCGGGTCGAGTACATCGACGGCGAGGCGACCGACGTCGAGGCCGAGTGCGCGCGGTACGAGGCGCTGCTGCGGGCGGCGCCGATCGACCTGACCTGTATGGGGATCGGCGAGAACGGGCACCTCGCGTTCAACGAGCCCGGGCAGGCGGACTTCGACGATCCGCGGTGGGTCAAGCGAATCACACTGACGGCCGAGTCGCTGCAGCAGCAGGTCGGCGAGGGGCACTTCCCGGACGTCGCCGCGGTACCGCCGACGGCGATCTCGCTGACGGTGCCCGCCCTGCTGAGCGCCCGCGAAGTACAGGTAGTCGCCCCCGAGCAACGCAAAGCCGCCGCAGTCCGGAACACACTGACCCTGCCGATCGACACCACCTGCCCGTCAACCATCCTCCGCCGCACCCCCCACGCCAAGCTCTACCTCGACGCCGCCTCCGCCACCGCCTCCCTCGACCTACTCCCGGCAACCGCCTGA
- a CDS encoding MFS transporter — MTTDIPASGRTLLDRLERLPLSRPHLMLLLIGGLGIAFDGMDGSLVSYLLPAVKPLWQLAPWQIGLVGSSLLIGILVGALGAGIIGDAIGRRKVMMYALALYCAATLIAAFAPSWELFFGARIVAGIGVGAEAAIIPAFIAEFIPARSRGLLVGAVAGFFSAGYVVSALLGRLFVPAFDNGWRVAQVLTALPVLMLLWWRRGLPESPRWLIQQGRYAEAGAVVGALEDAVRASGKVVPPVPAQAPQTTLSVPRATRPGAGLILMWRDGLARRTAVLWLLWISITFAFYGFFTWIPSLLVERDLTISKSLSYALLITIAQIPGYYSGAYLNERLDRKWTIAFYLTAGSVSALLMANAGSNTQLLVYGILLSFFMNGTYAGLYAYTPEVYPTAIRATGMGTASAVGRLGGISAPILIGVLFTSIGFLGVFSMIAAALLFGALAILTLGLSTRGRRLEDLDPGRPVAHPEAAVASEVVN, encoded by the coding sequence ATGACCACGGACATCCCCGCGTCCGGCCGGACCTTGCTGGATCGCCTCGAACGCCTTCCGCTGTCCCGTCCGCACCTGATGCTGCTGCTGATCGGCGGCCTCGGGATCGCCTTCGACGGGATGGACGGCTCGCTGGTCTCGTACCTGCTGCCGGCCGTCAAACCGCTGTGGCAGCTCGCCCCGTGGCAGATCGGCCTGGTCGGGAGCTCGCTGCTGATCGGCATCCTGGTCGGCGCGCTCGGCGCCGGCATCATCGGTGACGCGATCGGCCGCCGCAAGGTGATGATGTACGCGCTCGCGCTGTACTGTGCCGCGACCCTGATCGCGGCGTTCGCGCCGTCCTGGGAGCTGTTCTTCGGCGCCCGGATCGTCGCGGGCATCGGCGTCGGTGCCGAGGCCGCGATCATCCCCGCGTTCATCGCGGAGTTCATCCCGGCGCGGTCCCGCGGACTGCTGGTCGGTGCGGTCGCCGGGTTCTTCTCCGCCGGGTACGTCGTCTCCGCGTTGCTCGGCCGGTTGTTCGTACCGGCGTTCGACAACGGCTGGCGGGTCGCGCAGGTGCTGACCGCGCTGCCGGTGCTGATGCTGCTGTGGTGGCGCCGCGGTCTGCCGGAGTCGCCGCGCTGGCTGATCCAGCAGGGCCGGTACGCCGAGGCGGGTGCGGTCGTGGGCGCGCTGGAGGACGCCGTCCGCGCGTCCGGCAAGGTCGTCCCGCCGGTGCCCGCGCAGGCGCCGCAGACCACGCTCTCGGTGCCACGGGCGACGAGGCCGGGCGCCGGGCTGATCCTGATGTGGCGCGACGGCCTGGCCCGGCGTACTGCTGTGCTGTGGTTGTTGTGGATCTCGATCACCTTCGCGTTCTACGGGTTCTTCACCTGGATCCCGTCGCTGCTCGTCGAACGTGACCTGACGATCTCGAAGAGCCTCAGCTACGCGTTGCTGATCACGATCGCGCAGATCCCCGGGTACTACTCCGGCGCGTACCTGAACGAGCGGCTGGACCGGAAGTGGACGATCGCGTTCTACCTGACGGCCGGTTCGGTGTCGGCGCTGCTGATGGCCAACGCCGGCAGCAACACGCAACTGCTGGTCTACGGCATCCTGCTCTCGTTCTTCATGAACGGAACGTACGCCGGTCTGTACGCGTACACGCCCGAGGTGTATCCGACCGCGATCCGCGCGACCGGGATGGGTACGGCGTCCGCGGTCGGCCGGCTCGGCGGGATCAGTGCCCCGATCCTGATCGGCGTGCTGTTCACGTCGATCGGGTTCCTCGGCGTGTTCTCGATGATCGCGGCCGCGCTGCTGTTCGGTGCGCTGGCGATCCTCACCCTCGGCCTGTCGACCCGCGGCCGGCGGCTGGAGGACCTCGACCCGGGGCGACCGGTCGCGCACCCTGAGGCGGCGGTGGCGTCCGAGGTGGTGAACTGA
- a CDS encoding ABC transporter ATP-binding protein encodes MTAIRLDAVSKVFEGEHVAVDELSLEIGDGEFMVLLGPSGCGKTTLLRMIAGLERVTEGEVWFGRTNGTQLAPRDRGVAMVFQTGALYPNRTVQENIMFPLQIAGHGDAEAGTTAAGLAQILSIESVLDRMPRTLSGGQRQRVAIGRALVRRPEVFLLDEPLSNLDATMRTELRQEIGAMTRDLKVTTLYVTHDQVEALTLADRIAVMRDGRIEDVGTPTQVYNDPATAFVAGFLGTPRINLLSATVNVTAHHRVRLEFGGQSIGLDPTDRRSLILRHHHGAPVIVGARSNAFSLITTEDAPNQLTGTIRAFEFHGQQSIAFVQCGIEVADPDRIGRPTPAHAIPAADPGPSLLTRLRTRIGLGAPPAPAREAHGPTHRRADLVVELPVDTPLQRGSRVHLALDTTHIHLFDHTGHRVDRITR; translated from the coding sequence ATGACGGCGATCCGGCTCGACGCGGTGTCCAAGGTGTTCGAGGGCGAACACGTGGCCGTGGACGAGTTGTCGCTGGAGATCGGTGACGGCGAGTTCATGGTGCTGCTCGGGCCGTCCGGGTGCGGGAAGACCACGCTGCTGCGGATGATCGCGGGGCTCGAGCGGGTGACCGAGGGCGAGGTCTGGTTCGGGCGGACCAACGGTACCCAGCTGGCACCGCGGGACCGGGGCGTGGCGATGGTGTTCCAGACCGGCGCGCTGTACCCGAACCGGACGGTCCAGGAGAACATCATGTTCCCGCTGCAGATCGCCGGGCACGGCGACGCCGAGGCGGGCACGACTGCGGCCGGGCTGGCGCAGATCCTCAGCATCGAGTCGGTGCTCGACCGGATGCCGCGCACGCTGTCCGGCGGCCAGCGGCAGCGGGTGGCGATCGGGCGGGCGCTGGTCCGGCGGCCGGAGGTGTTCCTGCTCGACGAGCCGCTGTCGAACCTCGACGCCACGATGCGGACCGAGCTCCGGCAGGAGATCGGCGCGATGACCCGCGACCTGAAGGTCACCACGCTGTACGTCACCCACGACCAGGTCGAGGCGCTGACGCTCGCGGACCGGATCGCGGTGATGCGCGACGGGCGGATCGAGGACGTCGGTACGCCGACGCAGGTCTACAACGACCCGGCCACCGCGTTCGTGGCCGGCTTCCTCGGGACGCCGCGGATCAACCTGCTGTCCGCGACCGTGAACGTGACCGCCCACCACCGGGTCCGGCTCGAGTTCGGCGGTCAGTCGATCGGCCTCGACCCGACCGACCGCCGCTCGCTGATCCTGCGGCACCACCACGGCGCCCCGGTGATCGTCGGCGCCCGCTCGAACGCGTTCAGCCTGATCACGACCGAGGACGCGCCGAACCAGCTGACCGGCACGATTCGCGCCTTCGAGTTCCACGGCCAGCAGTCGATCGCGTTCGTCCAGTGCGGCATCGAGGTCGCCGACCCCGACCGCATCGGCCGCCCCACACCGGCCCACGCGATCCCGGCGGCCGACCCGGGTCCCTCGCTCCTCACCCGGCTCCGCACCCGCATCGGCCTGGGCGCCCCGCCCGCTCCCGCACGCGAGGCCCACGGCCCGACCCACCGCCGCGCCGACCTGGTCGTCGAACTCCCGGTCGACACCCCGCTCCAACGCGGCTCCCGCGTCCACCTGGCCCTCGACACCACCCACATCCACCTCTTCGACCACACCGGCCACCGAGTAGACCGCATCACCCGCTGA